From the Borreliella afzelii genome, the window CCTACACAAACAAAAATCTACATGCTTAATGTAAAGTGTTTTTATAATTGGATGACCTAATAAAGTTAAATGATATTTTAATTCCTCTAAAATTCTATTAAAAATGCTAAAATCTTTACAACAAAATGAAATATTAATATAAAGACTTAACTCGATAAGAGGTAAAAGATCTACTCTCATAATTAGTCTTTTAAAAATTTAAGTTTAATTATAACATATATAAAGTATAAAATATTTATTATATTTAAAAAATATAATAAATAAAAGAAATTTGAAGGAGATTTTTTAATGACCAAAGACTACTATAATATACTTGGAATACAAAAAAATGCTAGTAATGAAGAAATTAAAAAAGCTTACAAAAAATTGGCAATAAAATATCACCCGGACAAAAACAAAGGAAACAAAATAGCTGAAGAAAAGTTTAAAGAAATAAATGAAGCTTATGAAATTTTATCTTCTCCTGATAAAAAAAGAAATTATGACGCTTTGGGCAGCACCAATTTTAATAGTAACAACGACCATTTTGAAAGGGAATTTAACAGCTCAAGATTTAGCAATTTTGAAGATTTAGATTTTTTTTCCAAAATCTTTAGTGGATCTTCAAGAAAAACAACAGACAAAGAAATAACTGTAAATATTTCACTTTATGATGCTTACATGGGAGGCAAAAAAATACTACTTATAAACAACAAAAAAACTGAAATAATAATCCCAAAAGGAACATTAGAAACAACTAAAATAAAAATAAATAACAAAGGTCACATTAATCCAATTTCTGGAATAAAAGGAAGCTTAATGGTCAAATTTACTATATCAAGCTATAAAAAATTCAAACTAAATGGAAAAACCTTGGAAACAACAATAGAAGTTTATCCATGGGAAATAGCTTTGGGTTGCGAAAAACTATTTGAAACAATTGAAGGGAAAAAAATAAAACTTAAAATTCCTTCGGATGCAAAAAATGGAGAAATTTTAAACCTAAAAGGACTAGGAATGCCTATAATTGGAAGCAGCTTAAAAAGGGATCTTAAAGTAACTTTGATAGTAAAAATTCCCAAAATAATAAATAACGAAGTAAAAACTATTTACGAAAGATTAAAAGAGATATATAGTTAAAGTGTTTCTGAAAATAAATGACCAAAGTTTTTTAAATTTGCCTCCCAGCCTGACCTATATTCATTAAATTTATTT encodes:
- a CDS encoding DnaJ domain-containing protein — protein: MTKDYYNILGIQKNASNEEIKKAYKKLAIKYHPDKNKGNKIAEEKFKEINEAYEILSSPDKKRNYDALGSTNFNSNNDHFEREFNSSRFSNFEDLDFFSKIFSGSSRKTTDKEITVNISLYDAYMGGKKILLINNKKTEIIIPKGTLETTKIKINNKGHINPISGIKGSLMVKFTISSYKKFKLNGKTLETTIEVYPWEIALGCEKLFETIEGKKIKLKIPSDAKNGEILNLKGLGMPIIGSSLKRDLKVTLIVKIPKIINNEVKTIYERLKEIYS